In Labrys monachus, the genomic stretch GTGCCTATTCGATCGTCACGCGCAAGGACGGCGGCAGGCAATGGGCCAAGGACGGCAAGCCGCTCTACTATTGGGTCAAGGACAGTCGGAAGGGCGATATCACCGGCGACGGCGTGATGGGCGTGTGGGATCTCGCGCGGCCCTGACGGACCGCCCTTGATGCATCAGGAGGCGAGTTCCCCGGCCCGCTTCTTCGCGGCCAGCACCGCCTTCTCCATCAGAGACGCCAGCCCTCCCTCTCCCATCAGGACGGCGAGCGCCGCGGCGGTGGTGCCGCCAGGGCTGGTGACGTTTTGCCGCAATGTGCCGGCCGGCTGGTCCGACCGGTGCAGCAGTTCACCCGATCCCGCCACGGTGGCGCGCGCCAGGCGCATCGCCAGATCGGCGGGCAGGCCGGCAGCGCTTCCCGCCGCCGCCAGCGCCTCGACGAGATGGAAGACATAGGCCGGCCCCGACCCGGACACCGCCGTCACCGCGTCGATGAGGCTCTCGTCGTCGATCCATTCGAGCGCGCCGGTCGCGCGCAGCAGCGCGTCGGCGGCCTCCTTCTGAGCCGGCGTGACGAAGCCGTTCGGCACCGCCGCCGTGATGCCGCGGCCGATGGCGGCCGGCGTGTTGGGCATCGCCCGGACGATGGCCGTCCGCGGCGGCAGCAGGGCGGCGATGCCGGCGATGGTCTTGCCGGCCATGATCGACACGGCGAGCGTATCCGGCCCGAACAGCGGCGCCACGGACGGTAGCGCCGCCTCCATCACCTGCGGCTTGATCGCCAGCAGCACGACGGCGGGGGTACCGAGGAAAGCAAGGCTGGGATTGACCGCAATGCCCGCTTCGGCGAGTTGCGCGGCGGCCGCCGCAGGCAGATGCGGATCGAGGACCGCGACGTTTCCGGGGGCGAGCCCGAGCGCCAGCCAGCCCTCCAGCATCGCCCCGCCCATCTTGCCGGCGCCGAGCAGCAGCAGGCTGCCGCCGATATCGAGAGAGTGCGTCATCGGAATTCACCCCGGAACAGAAGGCGCATGATGCGGCCCGCGGCCGGCGCGCCTCAAGCCTCGCCGACCGTCTCGAACAGCACCGCCTCCAGCGCCTCCTTCGGGGTCTTGCCGGCCCAGATCACGAATTGGAAGGCCTGGAAATAGCGCTCGCAGGTTTCGACGGCGATCTCGATCAGCGCTTCGCACTGGCGGGGGTTGACCTCGGCCCCGCCGGCGAGGAACAGCGCGTGGCGGTACATGATCACCTGATCGGCGTTCCAGACGTCGAAATGGCCGATCCAGAGCTGTTCGTTAACCATGGCGATGGTCTGCAGCAGATCTGCGTGACGGCGCTTCGGAATCTTGGCATCGAAGGAACAGGCCAGATGCAGCGATTCGATATCGTCCATCCAGGTGAAGGACACCGCGTAATCGCAGCCATGGCCCTTCACAACGATCGAAATCTCGTCTTCGCCCAACCTGTCGAAGGCCCAATCATTGAGGCTCGCCAGGTGTTCGACGAGATCGACCGGGTGACCGGCGCGCTCGCCTTGGAGCTCGATAACGGACATTGCAACTCCCGGCACCTCTTTCGGGAGGTGCATTCCCGCTGCGGATGATGTTCGATCCGCAAGTCGCGTGTTGCAGAGTTCGGCTATTCGCACTGAATCGGCAAGGACTTGTTCCCTCCGTCCACAAGGTCCCTGCGAATTATTTACCGCCGAGGCGGGCCTCGAGCTCGGCGATGCGGGCGGCGAGACGGTCGTTCTCATCGCGTGCCTTGATCGCCATTTCGCGCACGGCGTCGAACTCGTCGCGGCGGACATAGTCGAGATCGCGCAGGATCCGCTCCGCCTGGGCCCGCATGACGCCGTCGACCTCGCGGCGCATGCCCTGGGCGACGCCGGCGGCGTCGGTCACGAGCTTGGCGAATTCGTCATAGATGCGGCCTGTCGTCTGGGTCATGGCAAACTCCTTTGGCGCCTCATAGCATGCGAGCGGCACCGAATGCGACGGCGGATGTCGGCACGCCGCCTTGACGCTGTCATATCTTCCCGACACAACGCATGCATGTCCGACCATTTCCTGACCTTCCCGAATTTCGATCCGGTGCTGTTCCATATCGGCCCGCTGGCCATCCGCTGGTATGCCCTCGGCTACATCTTCGGCCTGGTCGGCGGCTGGTATTATGCACGGCGCCTGGTCACCAATGCCCGCCTGTGGACCGTGCAGCCCGGCACGCCGGCCCAGCTCGACGACCTCCTGGTCTGGGTCACGCTCGGCGTCGTCATCGGCGGCCGCCTGGGACAGGTGCTGCTCTACGAACCCGCCTATTATTTCGCCAACCCCTGGGAGATCCCGCAGGTCTGGCATGGCGGCATGGCCTTCCATGGCGGCCTCGCCGGCGCCGGCCTCGCGGTGATCCTCTTCGCCTGGCGCAACAAGATCCCGATCCTGTCCTATCTCGACATCGCCAGCGCCGTCGCGCCGCCGGGCATCTTCCTGGTGCGCATCGCCAATTTCATCAACGGCGAATTGTGGGGCCGCGTCACCTATGACGTGCCGTGGGCGATGTATTTCCCCACCGGCGGCCCCTTTCCGCGCCACCCCAGCCAGATCTACGAAGCGCTGACGGAAGGCGTGCTGCTCTTCGTCCTGCTGTTCGCGATGACACGGTTCGGCGCGCTGAGGCGCCCCGGCCTGGTCGCCGGCGCCTTCGGCATCGGCTATGCCCTCGCGCGCTCGTTCTGCGAATTCTTCCGCGAGCCGGACGCTCTGGTGTTCGGCGGCCCCCTGACCATCGGGCAAGCCTATTCCATCCCGATGGTGGTCGTCGGCCTCGGCCTCGTTCTCTACGCCTTGCGGCGGCGCAAGCCCGCGACGGCATGACCGGAGCGCCGCCGGATACGCCCCTCGGGGCCGAGATCAGGACGCTGATCCGCCTGGAGGGGCCGATCAGCGTGGCTCGCTTCATGGCCCTCGCGCTCGGCCATCCCCGCCACGGCTACTATATGACGCGCGATCCTCTCGGGGCGCAGGGCGACTTCACCACCGCTCCCGAGATCAGCCAGATGTTCGGCGAGTTGATCGGGCTGTGGGCGGCGCACAGCTGGATGGCGATGGGCTCGCCGGACCGTGTCGCCCTCGTGGAGCTCGGTCCCGGCCGGGGCACGCTGATGGCGGATGCCCTGCGTGCCGTCGGCAAGGCGGCGCCGGCCTTCGGCCGTGCCCTGGAGCTGCATCTCGTCGAGACCAGCCCGGTGTTGCGGCAGGCCCAGGCGAGCCGCCTGGGCAATTTCGAGCCCGGCTGGCATGGCGACGTCGCCGGCCTTCCCGACCTGCCCCTGATCGTCATCGCCAACGAATTCTTCGATGCCCTGCCGATCCATCAGTTCGTGCATCGGGGCCGCGGCTGGCATGAGCGGCTCGTCGGTCTCGACGGCGACGACCTCGTCTTCGGCCTCGCGCCGGAAGCGATCGCCCTGCCCGCCGCGCCGCGGTCGAATGCCCTCGACGGCACGATCGTCGAATATGCGGAGGCCGGCTCGCTCGTCATGGCCGAACTCGGCCGCAGGATCGTCGGCCGAGGCGGCGCGGCGCTGATCGTCGATTACGGCCATATCGAGTTCGATGTCGGGGATACGCTTCAGGCGGTGGCGGGCCACGCTTTCGCCGACCCGCTCGCCCGCCCGGGCGAGGCCGACCTGACCAGCCATGTCTGCTTCGAGACGCTGGCGCGCGTCGCCGCCGGGCACGGGCTGGGCGTCGACATCCTCACCACCCAGGGCCATTTCCTGGAAGAGCTTGGCATCCGGCAGATGGCCGCCAATCTCAAGCGGCACGCGACGCCCGCCCAGGCCGCGGCCATCGACAGCGCCCTGGAGCGGCTGACCGATCCCTCTCCCCGGGCGATGGGATCGCTGTTCAAGGTCATGGCGCTCTCGCCGCGACGCTGACCACAGGCACCGGCTCCGCCTGGAGCAAATTGCGCTTCCACCGAATCGCAATTCTTCTCCAACCTTTTGTTTTGACGCATTTTCTTGATCGAAAAGCCGATCGGCTTTTCTGGAAGATGCGTCAGGCGCGGAGCCGGTTCGAAGGCCTGTCGGGGCAGATGGGCCTATTTCACCGGGCGATGCTTGCGGTGGTGATGGTGCGGCATCGCATGGTGGGGGCGGCGCCCCTCGTGGCGATAATGCCGATGGTGATGGCGGGGACCGTAATAGCCATGCCGGTCATGATGGCGATGCCAGCCGCCGTGGCGATGGCGGTAGTGGACGCGCCCGACCGTCCGGGCCACGACCGGCGTCACCACCGGGGCGATTTCGAGGCTGCCGATGCCGGCCGCGACGTTGAGGCCGGTCTGCCCCTGCACCGAGAGGGGCTGCAGCGTCACGCCGCCATTGCCGCCGCCGACGAGAACATTGGCGCCCAGGCCGAGGCCGGCCGTCGCTTCCGCCGTGACGCCCGCATAGGAACCGGCGAGAGAACCCGGCGCCACGGCCGGCTCGAACACCGCCCAGACGACCCTGGTGCCGTTGGTGAAGCCGAGATCGACGCCGAATTTGCGGACGTCACCGGCATAGAGCTCGCTGTTGCCGTTGAAATCGGTGAACCGGCAGGAGACCGCCTTGCTCGACATGACGACCATGCCGACGCCTCCCGCGACATCGCAGGTAAGCGTGCCGGTTCGGACGGCCGCCTGCGCCCCGCTCGCAGCGGCCGGGAGCAGCATCGCGGTCAGCGCGACGGCCGGCAACAGTTTCATCATACTCATGATATCACCCAAATCTCTCGCAATTTCACTCTGCTTCGACGCCGATGCGGGATCGGCCGCCGCCGGCATCCTCCGGCCGAACCTCACCCCAGTCAATCAACGAAACGCGAGCCGGTCCGTTCCGGACTGACCGGCGTTTGACTTCTCCCGCCGCGGCCGCGATCCTCTGCCGATGCTCGAATCGCCTGCCGTCCGTCTTCATCATCCGGCCCTCGCCGTCCCGGGGATCAGCCACGGCTTCTTCACCCGGCAGGGCGGGGTCTCCGGCGGTCTATACGCCTCGCTCAACGGCGGCCAGGGTTCGAGCGACGATCCCGCCAGTGTCAGGGAGAACCGCCGCCGCATGGCACAGGTCCTCGGCGTGAACCCGGAGCGGTTCGTCAGCTGCTACCAGGTCCACTCGCCCGACGTCGTCACGGTGACCGAGCCCTGGACGCGCGATGGCGCCCCCAAGGTCGACGCCATGGTGACGCGGGAACGCGGCATCGCCCTGGCGATCTCGACCGCCGATTGCGGTCCGGTGCTGTTCGCCGACGGCGGCGCGGGCGTCATCGGCGCGGCCCATGCCGGCTGGAAGGGTGCGTTCACCGGCGTGCTCGAAGCGACGATCGAGGCGATGGAGGCGCTCGGCGCGCGGCGCAGCGAGGTCACCGCCGTGCTCGGCCCGATGATCTCTGCCGCGGCCTATGAGGTCGGCCCCGAATTCGTCGCCCGCTTCGTCGAGGCCGACGGCGGCAATGAGCGCTTCTTCCGCAGGGCGGGAGCGAAGCCCGGCCACGCGATGTTCGACCTGCCGGCCTATATCCGGATGCGCCTGACCAGGGCCGGCGTCGGCCGGTTCGACGACATGGCGCTGTGCACCTATGGCGACGAGCAGCGCTTCTTCTCCTATCGCCGCGTGACCCATCGCAAGGAGGCCGATTATGGCCGCCTCCTCAACGCCATTGCCCTGGCGGACGCATGATCCGTGGGCGGCAGGGCCGCATCCACTGCCATGCAAGGCGCCCCGAGCAACCGCGCATCGTGACGGGCCTGCGATGACGATCGGCTCTCCCACGGCGACCGAGGCGGCGCGGCCGGACCAATGGGCCCAGCCTCTCGACCTTCCCGGCGTGCCCAATCTCCACCGGGTGGCCCCCGGCTTCTACCGCTCCGCCCAGCCGACCCGCGAAGGCTTTGCCGCCCTCAGCCGGCGTCTCGGCGTGAAGAGCGTCGTCAGCCTGCGCGCCTTTCACGCCGACGACGTGCTGGCCGGCGGACAGGACCTCCTCCTCACCCGGCATACCGCTCCATACCTGGCATATCGACGAGGACGGGGTGGTGGCGGCGCTGCGCGCCATCCGCAGGCACCGAAGCCGGGGCCCCGTCCTGCTGCATTGCCAGCACGGCGCCGACCGGACGGGACTGGTCTGCGCCCTCTATCGCATCCTCGACGAGAACTGGAGCAAGGCGGATGCGCTCGCCGAGATGAAGCGGGGCGATTACGGCTATCACGCCGTCTGGGGCAACATCCCGACCTATCTGCGGAAGGCCGACATCGCCATGCTCAGGGCGGCGATCGAGCCCGCCTGAGGACATCCTCCACCACACGACGGAACGCCATGCTGCATTTCTCGAACGACGAATTCTCGGCCCGGCTGAAACGCCTGCAACGCGAGATGGCCGCCCACGGGCTCGACGCCATGCTGCTCTTCGCCCAGGAGAGCATGTATTGGCTCACCGGCTACGACACGTTCGGCTTCTGCTTCTTCCAGTGCCTGATCGTGCGGGCCGACGGGCGGCTCGCGCTGCTCACCCGCTCGGCCGACCTGCGCCAGGCGCAGCATACCTCCATCCTGGCCGATATCCGGGTGTGGACCGACCGCAGGGATGCGACCCCCGCCGAACAGCTCCTCGCCACCGTCCGCGATCTCGGCATCGCCGGCGGCCGCCTCGGCGCCGAATTCGAGTCGCATGGGCTGACCCATGCCAACGGCCGGAAGCTCGAAGCGGCCTTCGCCGGCTCGTTCGACCTCGTCGATGCCTCGGAGATCGTCACCCGGCTGCGCTCGGTGAAATCGCCGGCCGAAATCGCCTTCGTGCGCGAGGCCGCACGCCTGTCCGACGCCGCCGACGAAGCCGGCCTCGCGGCGATCCACGCCGGCGCCGACGAGGGCGAGATCCTCGCCGCCCAGCACAATGCGGTCTTCTCGGCCGGCGGCGATTATCCGGCCAACGAATTCATCATCGGGTCCGGCCGCGACGCCCTGCTCTGCCGCTACAAGTCCGGGCGCCGCAGGCTCGATGCGCGCGACCAGATCACCCTCGAATTCGCAGGCGTCTACCGTCACTATCACGCGGCGCTGATGCGCACGGTGGTGGTCGGCGACGTCTCTCCCCGCCACAGCGAGCTCTATACCGCCGCCCGGGAGGCGCTGCTGGCCTGCGAAGCGGAGATCCGGCCCGGCCGCACCGCCGGCGACGTGTTCGCCGCCCATGCCCGCGTCATGGACGCCCACGGGCTGGAGGCACACCGGCTCGCCGCCTGCGGCTATTCGCTCGGCGCCAAGTTCACGCCGTCCTGGATGGACTGGCCGATGTTCTACGAGGGCAATGACTGGATGCTGGAGCCGGGCATGGTGATGTTCGCCCACATGATCCTGATGGATTCGGAAAGCGGCACCGCCATGTGCCTCGGCCGCACCAGCCTGACGACGACAACCGGCAGCGAAGTGCTGAACGGCGCGGATGCCAGCCTGCGCATGCGATGACGGCGGAAGCGTCTCGTCGCGAGAGGCGCTATTTGCCGTGGAAAGGCGCATGGTGGGGCGATCACCGACCGCCCTTCCTGGAAATGCAGACGCAGCCGGGGAGGAAGAGGCCGATCGGTGATCGACCTTCCGGCCGGGTACCCTCTTGAGAAGACCTCCAGGCAGCGCAATGCACCCATGCATTTGTGAAGTGTTCGTGACGCCCCATTGTGGCCCGGCCATGCAGTTGCTAAGAGCCGGGTGGATTTTCACAAGCAGGAGCCGGCTTCATGGCGGCAGGTGACAGAGGCCACGGCTCGGGCGACATCAAGCTCGTCTGTGGAAATTCCAATCGTGCGCTCGCCGAATCGATAGCCGCCTACCTGAAGACGCCCCTGACGCGATGCTCGGTCCGGCGTTTCGCCGATATGGAGATCTTCGTCGAGATCCAGGAGAATGTGCGCGGCGCGGATGTCTTCATCATCCAGTCGACCTCCTTTCCCACCAACGACCACCTGATGGAGCTCCTGATCATCACCGATGCCCTGCGCCGCTCCTCGGCCCGGCGCATCACGGCTGTGATCCCCTATTTCGGCTATGCGCGGCAGGACCGGCGCGCCTCCGGGCGCACGCCGATCTCGGCCAAGCTGGTTGCCAACCTCATCACCCATGCCGGCGCCGACCGCGTGCTGACGCTCGACCTGCATGCCGGCCAGATCCAGGGCTTCTTCGACATCCCCACCGACAATCTCTTCGCGGCGCCCGTGATGGAGCGCGACATCAAGGCGAGGATGGAACTCGGCCGGCTGATGGTGGTGTCGCCCGACGTCGGCGGCGTGGTGCGCGCCCGCGCCCTCGCCAAGCGCATCGACGCACCGCTCGCCATCGTCGACAAACGGCGCGAGCGGGCCGGCGAGAGCGAGGTCATGAACGTCATCGGCGACGTTTCGGGCCGCACCTGCATCCTGATCGACGACATCATCGATTCCGGCGGCACGCTGGTGAACGCCGCCGAGGCGCTGCTGGAGCGCGGCGCCAGGGACGTGCTCGCCTATATCAGCCACGGCGTGCTTTCGGGCGGCGCCGTCGCCCGCATCGCCTCCTCCAAGCTGCGCGAACTGGTGATCACCGATTCGATCATGCCGACCGAAGCGGTGCGGGTGGCGCAGAACATCCGCGTCATCTCGATCGCGCCGCTGCTCGGGGAAGCCATCGGCCGCACGGCGTCGGAAGAAAGCGTTTCCAGCCTGTTCAACTGAGCGGCTTGCCTCCGCCGGCGCGGGATGGCGGGAAGAGCCCCCCTCGGCCCGCCGACCTTGTCCCGGGCATCGCGCCTCGCCATGACCGTCAGGGCGTCGCGTGGCCCTCCAGGCCCGCGCCGCAGACGATGCCGCAGACACGCGCGCCGGGCTCGATGGTGACAGCCCCGGTCATCAGCGCCGCGATGCTCGCCGCCCCGCTGAGATCGGCGGCGATGCCGAGCTCGAACCACAGCCAGCGGGCGGCGGCCTCGAGATCCTCGTCCTCCACGAGCACGATACGCTCGACCGCATCGCGCAGGCTCTCGACGATGGCCTCGTCCGTCTGCCCGCAGGCCATGGTAGCGACGCGCGTGGTGACGGCGGGCAGGCGGACGGCCCTGCCGGCCAGCAGGCTGTCATGCAGGGTCGGCGATCCCTTCGGCTCGATGCCGATGATGCGGGCGGCGGGATTCTTCCGCCTGATCGCCGTCGCCATGCCGGCGATCAGGCCGCCGCCGCCGACGGCGATGAGGTAGACGTCGACCGTCCCCAGATCCTCGATGATCTCCAGGGCGACGGTGCCCTGCCCGGCGACGATCTCGCGGTCGGCGAAGGGATGGAAATAGCAGGCGCCGCTGCGTTCGGCCTCCTGCAGCGCCACGACATGCGCCTCGTCCCAGAACGCGCCGGCGACATGCACCTCGGCGCCCCAGCGCCGCAGCTTGGCGATCTTCGAGGGCGCGGCATTTTCGGGCAGGAAGACGGTGGCGGGAACGCCGGCGAGACGGGCGGCGCGCGCCACGGCGAGGCCGTGATTGCCGCCCGACGCCGTGACGACGCCCCGCGCCAGCGCCTCCGCCGGCAGGGACAGCAATTTGTTGGTCGAGCCCCGGGCCTTGAAGGACCCGGTGACCTGCAGATATTCGAGCTTGAGCCAGAGGTCGCCGGCGCAGAGCGGCGCCGACAGCTGGTCCGCCCGCAGACAGGGCGTGCGCCGGACATGGCCGTGAATGCGCCGCGCCGCCCGCTCGATATCCTCGAAGCAGACAGCGCCGGTCATGGCACGGCGCCCCGGTCATAGGGCACGGCAACGACGAGGCAGCAATTGCCGGGCCTGACGCGGCCCGGCTGGCGCCGGGCGAAGAGCATGCCGTCGATGCGGTGGTGCAGCGCCACCGGCTCGCGGCCGGGATCGGCCAGGAAGTGGATGTGGCCGGCGACGCTGCCCGCCTTCACCGACGCCCCCAGCGCGTCGGCCGGCACGAACACCCCGTCCTCGGTGGCGAGGACATAGGCTTCGCTTCCGGGCACGGCGAGGAGACGGGGTTCGCGTTCCGGGCGGACGAGGGTGGCCGGGTCGGTGAGGCCGGCATGGGCGAGGATGTTGCGGATGCCTCGCCGGCAGATCGCCAGCGCCTCGGCGGAAACCGCGCCGGCGCCGGCCATCTCCGTGCCGACGACGGTGAGGCCCGCTTCGACCGCAGAGGCCGTCGCCGTGCGTGCCTCGCCGAGATTGTCCACCACGACGGCCATCGGCGCGCCGAAGGCGAGCGTCGCCTCGATATTGCGCTGGTGATGGGCGGGGTCGCGTCCCGGCTCGATGATCGTGCTCGGCATGATCATCAGCGACGAGCCGCCCGAATGCAGGTCGACGAAATAGTCCGCTTCGGGAAACAGCCGGTCATGGACATAGGCGGCGAGCTGGCGGGTGAGCGTGCCGGCCGGATCGCCCGGAAAGGTGCGGTTGAAATTGAGGCCGTCGATCGGCGAGGTGCGCTGCGCCGCCGTGACCGCGGGAAGGTTGATGGCGGGAATGGCGATGATCCGCCCCTGGATCGTGGCGGGGTCGATGCTCCGGATCAGCTCGCCGAGCGCGATCGGTCCTTCATACTCGTCGCCGTGATTGCCGCCCTCGAACAGGATCGTCGGCCCCGTGCCGTTCTTGATGACGGCAAGCGGGACGCGGACGGTCCCCCAGGCGTCGTCATGCGGCGATTGCGGGACATAGAAGAAGCCGACCTGCTTGCCGTCGCGGCCGAGATCGACATCGGCGAAGACGCTGCTGCGGCGCGGCGCGGGCCTGCTTGCCCGGGAGGGCTCCTCGGACGGCGGTTCGGACTCTCGCAGCATCGGCCTCCCCCTGCACTTTTTGACCCCGGTGAGATGACCGGCGTTTCGCATCCGATGTCAAGCATGCGCATCGCGGTCATGCCGCCTGTCACAGCACCGTCACCCGCAAGTCGTATCCGCGACATTGGGGGTCGTAACTCAGATTCCCTGATTGCGACGAACAAGGATGGCGGATGTGACGATCACCGAGGCGCGCCCTTCGACGGAGGGGCAAGGCAAGATCAAGGGCCATGTCAAGAATGCCGTCGAGCATCACAAGCTGATGTCGATGCGCGGCCTGCAGGACCGGCTCTTCACGCTGGCGTTCAGCGGCCTCGTCTACGCGCAGATCTGGGAAGACCCCGACATCGACATGGAGGCACTGGCCCTCGGGCCTCAGGACCGCCTCGTCGCCATCGCGTCGGGCGGCTGCAACGTCATGAGCTACCTGACCGCCGGTCCGGCCTCGATCACCGCGGTCGACCTCAACCGCCATCACGTCGCGCTCAACCGCCTCAAGATCGCGGCGGCCCGCCACCTGCCCGATCACGCCACCTTCTACGATTTCTTCGGCCGGGCGGGCATGAAGGCCAACATACCCGCCTACCGGACCTTCCTGCGCGATCATCTCGACGAGGAGACGCGGGACTATTGGGACGGCCGCGACGCCCTCGGCCGCCGCCGCATCGGCTATTTCGCCAAGAACCTCTACCGGCACGGGCTGCTCGGCCGCTTCATCGGCCTCGGCCACGTGCTCGGCAAGCTCCACCGCATCGATCCCGGCGAGCTGCTGCAGGCCCGCGACCTCGCCGAGCAGCGCGTGCTGTTCGACGAACGCATCGCCCCGCTCTTCGACCGTCCGCACATCAAATGGCTCACCCGCCGGCGCGCCTCGCTCTACGGCCTCGGCATTCCGCCGGCGCAGTACGAGGCCCTGGCGAGCGCCGCGGGCGAAGGCGAGGGCATCGCCGCCGTGCTGCGCGAACGCCTCGAGCGCCTCGCCTGCGACTTCGACCTGCGCCAGAACTATTTCGCCTGGCAGGCCTTCGGGCGCGGCTACAAGCCGGAGGGCGACGGGCCGGTGCCGCCTTATCTGGAACGGAGCGCCTTCGAAACCATCCGCTCCCGCGCCGACCGCATCGAGGTGCGCCACGTCAATCTGATCGACCATCTCAAGGCCCAGCCCGAGGCCAGCCTCGACGCCTATGTGCTGCTCGATGCGCAGGACTGGATGACCGACGTCATCCT encodes the following:
- the proC gene encoding pyrroline-5-carboxylate reductase, with amino-acid sequence MTHSLDIGGSLLLLGAGKMGGAMLEGWLALGLAPGNVAVLDPHLPAAAAAQLAEAGIAVNPSLAFLGTPAVVLLAIKPQVMEAALPSVAPLFGPDTLAVSIMAGKTIAGIAALLPPRTAIVRAMPNTPAAIGRGITAAVPNGFVTPAQKEAADALLRATGALEWIDDESLIDAVTAVSGSGPAYVFHLVEALAAAGSAAGLPADLAMRLARATVAGSGELLHRSDQPAGTLRQNVTSPGGTTAAALAVLMGEGGLASLMEKAVLAAKKRAGELAS
- a CDS encoding YbjN domain-containing protein; translation: MSVIELQGERAGHPVDLVEHLASLNDWAFDRLGEDEISIVVKGHGCDYAVSFTWMDDIESLHLACSFDAKIPKRRHADLLQTIAMVNEQLWIGHFDVWNADQVIMYRHALFLAGGAEVNPRQCEALIEIAVETCERYFQAFQFVIWAGKTPKEALEAVLFETVGEA
- a CDS encoding accessory factor UbiK family protein — encoded protein: MTQTTGRIYDEFAKLVTDAAGVAQGMRREVDGVMRAQAERILRDLDYVRRDEFDAVREMAIKARDENDRLAARIAELEARLGGK
- the lgt gene encoding prolipoprotein diacylglyceryl transferase, with the protein product MSDHFLTFPNFDPVLFHIGPLAIRWYALGYIFGLVGGWYYARRLVTNARLWTVQPGTPAQLDDLLVWVTLGVVIGGRLGQVLLYEPAYYFANPWEIPQVWHGGMAFHGGLAGAGLAVILFAWRNKIPILSYLDIASAVAPPGIFLVRIANFINGELWGRVTYDVPWAMYFPTGGPFPRHPSQIYEALTEGVLLFVLLFAMTRFGALRRPGLVAGAFGIGYALARSFCEFFREPDALVFGGPLTIGQAYSIPMVVVGLGLVLYALRRRKPATA
- a CDS encoding class I SAM-dependent methyltransferase, whose amino-acid sequence is MTGAPPDTPLGAEIRTLIRLEGPISVARFMALALGHPRHGYYMTRDPLGAQGDFTTAPEISQMFGELIGLWAAHSWMAMGSPDRVALVELGPGRGTLMADALRAVGKAAPAFGRALELHLVETSPVLRQAQASRLGNFEPGWHGDVAGLPDLPLIVIANEFFDALPIHQFVHRGRGWHERLVGLDGDDLVFGLAPEAIALPAAPRSNALDGTIVEYAEAGSLVMAELGRRIVGRGGAALIVDYGHIEFDVGDTLQAVAGHAFADPLARPGEADLTSHVCFETLARVAAGHGLGVDILTTQGHFLEELGIRQMAANLKRHATPAQAAAIDSALERLTDPSPRAMGSLFKVMALSPRR
- a CDS encoding DUF992 domain-containing protein; translation: MSMMKLLPAVALTAMLLPAAASGAQAAVRTGTLTCDVAGGVGMVVMSSKAVSCRFTDFNGNSELYAGDVRKFGVDLGFTNGTRVVWAVFEPAVAPGSLAGSYAGVTAEATAGLGLGANVLVGGGNGGVTLQPLSVQGQTGLNVAAGIGSLEIAPVVTPVVARTVGRVHYRHRHGGWHRHHDRHGYYGPRHHHRHYRHEGRRPHHAMPHHHHRKHRPVK
- the pgeF gene encoding peptidoglycan editing factor PgeF → MLESPAVRLHHPALAVPGISHGFFTRQGGVSGGLYASLNGGQGSSDDPASVRENRRRMAQVLGVNPERFVSCYQVHSPDVVTVTEPWTRDGAPKVDAMVTRERGIALAISTADCGPVLFADGGAGVIGAAHAGWKGAFTGVLEATIEAMEALGARRSEVTAVLGPMISAAAYEVGPEFVARFVEADGGNERFFRRAGAKPGHAMFDLPAYIRMRLTRAGVGRFDDMALCTYGDEQRFFSYRRVTHRKEADYGRLLNAIALADA
- a CDS encoding tyrosine-protein phosphatase — its product is MAALRAIRRHRSRGPVLLHCQHGADRTGLVCALYRILDENWSKADALAEMKRGDYGYHAVWGNIPTYLRKADIAMLRAAIEPA
- a CDS encoding M24 family metallopeptidase is translated as MLHFSNDEFSARLKRLQREMAAHGLDAMLLFAQESMYWLTGYDTFGFCFFQCLIVRADGRLALLTRSADLRQAQHTSILADIRVWTDRRDATPAEQLLATVRDLGIAGGRLGAEFESHGLTHANGRKLEAAFAGSFDLVDASEIVTRLRSVKSPAEIAFVREAARLSDAADEAGLAAIHAGADEGEILAAQHNAVFSAGGDYPANEFIIGSGRDALLCRYKSGRRRLDARDQITLEFAGVYRHYHAALMRTVVVGDVSPRHSELYTAAREALLACEAEIRPGRTAGDVFAAHARVMDAHGLEAHRLAACGYSLGAKFTPSWMDWPMFYEGNDWMLEPGMVMFAHMILMDSESGTAMCLGRTSLTTTTGSEVLNGADASLRMR
- a CDS encoding ribose-phosphate pyrophosphokinase, whose amino-acid sequence is MAAGDRGHGSGDIKLVCGNSNRALAESIAAYLKTPLTRCSVRRFADMEIFVEIQENVRGADVFIIQSTSFPTNDHLMELLIITDALRRSSARRITAVIPYFGYARQDRRASGRTPISAKLVANLITHAGADRVLTLDLHAGQIQGFFDIPTDNLFAAPVMERDIKARMELGRLMVVSPDVGGVVRARALAKRIDAPLAIVDKRRERAGESEVMNVIGDVSGRTCILIDDIIDSGGTLVNAAEALLERGARDVLAYISHGVLSGGAVARIASSKLRELVITDSIMPTEAVRVAQNIRVISIAPLLGEAIGRTASEESVSSLFN
- a CDS encoding threonine ammonia-lyase — translated: MTGAVCFEDIERAARRIHGHVRRTPCLRADQLSAPLCAGDLWLKLEYLQVTGSFKARGSTNKLLSLPAEALARGVVTASGGNHGLAVARAARLAGVPATVFLPENAAPSKIAKLRRWGAEVHVAGAFWDEAHVVALQEAERSGACYFHPFADREIVAGQGTVALEIIEDLGTVDVYLIAVGGGGLIAGMATAIRRKNPAARIIGIEPKGSPTLHDSLLAGRAVRLPAVTTRVATMACGQTDEAIVESLRDAVERIVLVEDEDLEAAARWLWFELGIAADLSGAASIAALMTGAVTIEPGARVCGIVCGAGLEGHATP
- a CDS encoding succinylglutamate desuccinylase/aspartoacylase family protein; the protein is MLRESEPPSEEPSRASRPAPRRSSVFADVDLGRDGKQVGFFYVPQSPHDDAWGTVRVPLAVIKNGTGPTILFEGGNHGDEYEGPIALGELIRSIDPATIQGRIIAIPAINLPAVTAAQRTSPIDGLNFNRTFPGDPAGTLTRQLAAYVHDRLFPEADYFVDLHSGGSSLMIMPSTIIEPGRDPAHHQRNIEATLAFGAPMAVVVDNLGEARTATASAVEAGLTVVGTEMAGAGAVSAEALAICRRGIRNILAHAGLTDPATLVRPEREPRLLAVPGSEAYVLATEDGVFVPADALGASVKAGSVAGHIHFLADPGREPVALHHRIDGMLFARRQPGRVRPGNCCLVVAVPYDRGAVP